The genomic segment tattctttagaTGCTCTGCATTAGCAAGTTCTCCGGAAGAACCACCCGCGAAAAAATTGCATATGACCTACAAAATTTTTCAAACGGACACTAAACTCATTAATCTCTTGCTGCAATCACACGGTTTAACAGAGGTAAGTAAAGATAATCGAAATGTTTTTGTCAAAAATGTTTTATTGCAATTTGATACGTATGTACTAAGTTCGAACTGTATCGGATCATTCAACACAAATCAATTTTTCTCgaaatttttatgtaattattaatatacgATTCGAAAGTAGTAGTACAACTTATACTTAAgacaaatacattttatttattttttttttatatattttatgatgTCACTTATTTACTGGCATTACTTTCTTTAACGGAACTTTTTTAACTCAATATAGTTatattttatagtatataatatagttATATTTTATAGTATAAGAAACCATATATTTCATATCATATATTTTGATTTACTTGTTAATCTTATTACTATAAAGTAAGTTACTGCAACGTGAGATAGTAATatagtttttttatttaatatttagtatgTTATTCTTGAATATTATTTTAGTATTTATAATCGTAACAAAGTATATAATCATATAAAATCAAATCTGAATTTATTAAACGaagcaaaaatatatttgttttaagATGCTAAGACGACCAATTACTGTTACCAGTTGCGATTATGtttatatttgtttaattaCATAATAAACGTATCTTTGCGTTTatccaaatataaattttcttatatttattaacattatTTTTAATACTGACAATTTTACAGTCTATTAAAGTATAACAGATTTAAACAGCAGCCGATTATGTCAtggacaagatttttaaaaAGCTGTTTTTATTATATGGAAGTTCGAAAAGATCTGTTATTGGATACAATTACCACAAAACCAATGAGCTCCTGGACATAAATCCACGTCCAAATTTGCGCGAGTTAATGTTGTTCTTAACATCCTTACACCTTCACAATCCAAACCCCAATTTGCCAAGTTTCCAATCTTTCTCagtcttttacaatttttaaacatattCAGCACAGTAGTTGCGGATACCTTACTGGCCTCGTATATGTAAAAACATGTTAGGTTTTGTACTAAACTATTTTCACACTTATCAGACTTTCTTGGATTTCTGTGTTTGTTCGATATATTTAATAACTTTTCCAAGTGTTCATTAGTGAGATCAAAACAACTATGAACATGTAGTGCTGTTAATTCTGGTGCTAATGAAAGAATTTTTGTAATAGCAACAGCACTTACTATACGGCCTAATTGaattttcttcaaatatttCAGTGGAGGAGGATCAGCACCTTCTGTCCAAATTATGTTTGATCCATCATTAGTAAATGTTCTAAGATTAGAACAATTACTAAAAACTTCTTTTAAATCTACTTGAATAGGATTTTCGTTTTGCGTTATTCTCAAATTAAGTTCACGTAGATTGTGACCGTTAGTGCGAAGATAATCGTAAAAACCTTCCAACCATTCTCTTTGAGATGGTATACTGTGAACACTCAAGGAAGTGACATAGGGAAATAATCTCAAAGCCTCAGGAGGATGATGAGGCTCTGAAATATGTAATTTTTCAACTCTTGGGCATGCCTGCGCTAAAAGTTCTAAACGAACTGGTGTTGTTCTGCAACTTCTTGCTTGAGTTAGACTAAATGGAGTTTTAAATCCAATGAGTCCTTTGTTCATAATTTCTACTACTCTTCCCATATGGCTATATTCTGCTAGAGATTCCAACTGTGGAACATGTACCAAAGCCAGAAGTACTCCTGTACTAGTAACACCAGTGTTAGCAACGTTAAGTACTCTGAGCGTATCACAGAGAAAGTTTCTGCTTTCATAGTATTCCAAAAGTACTCCTTGCTTCTCCTTTTTCTCTGATTTAGAATTTCTCATTTTCAATTTTGAAAGCAGTGTTTTTAAACGGGACCAACTAGTAGGTTCTTGCATCGCAGTATGGGGCACCTTGTCTCTAAGTTCTACTTGTAACAGTAATTGCTTCAATCCTACATCTGTTACTTGTCTGGAACAAGCTACATCCAGGTGTACAAGTTTTGGACAAGCTTTTCCCACTACTTGAAGCACTACATCACTGGCTATATTACGTAAAGTTAAACTCATCAGATTCTTCATATTTAAGAGAGCACATCTTAATAATTTGCAGTCCAATCTTAATAAAGCTGAACGAGCCAGCTCTAAAGATTCAAGTCCAATTCCTTCTGATGCAAGTAGCTTTAGTAACGATGTCTGATGGCTGCATCCATAGTAACAGCAGAGATTCACTTTCAACTGTTTTATATCATGTCCAAGAAGAAGGGCTAATAAATATAAAGGAGCTGGGCCAGAAATTAAAGTCGATCCATCTGATGCAGGCCCATATAACATTTTTGAAGTTTCTTCGATAACTTGAGACCTCAAACGTGCTGGCAAGGCATTTATGTAGTAAGGCCTAATGGTCTGCTTTGCGTATGCCAATACTTGTGCAGCAGATGATTCTTGTGAAAGCACCTGCAGCCTGCGGCACGTCCCGTCGAGTTGTTGACACACACGTCCCAAACTAAGTCTCTCTAGGGACTTAGGCTGACGGTGGCCAGGCATCTTCTCTTGTTCATTCACTGTAATATTTGATATATCAGTCAATATACTGTAATGATAATATATGTAATCACAATAGTATTTACGTTATAGACAATGAGAATTTTGATTAATTTCACTTTTAAtgttgtatattatattatgtattgaAGTATGTTTGCAGAGAAGAATTAAAGTATTATAAGAATTAAAGAATCAAGTAAACTTAATTATAAAGAAATGTGCGTACATGATATGAAAAGTTATCTTTGTTAGATTTTGAGTAAAAGAAGTTATGCATTCCTCAtcagttggaaaaataaaattaatgttaTGATT from the Bombus affinis isolate iyBomAffi1 chromosome 11, iyBomAffi1.2, whole genome shotgun sequence genome contains:
- the LOC126921736 gene encoding uncharacterized protein LOC126921736 — translated: MPGHRQPKSLERLSLGRVCQQLDGTCRRLQVLSQESSAAQVLAYAKQTIRPYYINALPARLRSQVIEETSKMLYGPASDGSTLISGPAPLYLLALLLGHDIKQLKVNLCCYYGCSHQTSLLKLLASEGIGLESLELARSALLRLDCKLLRCALLNMKNLMSLTLRNIASDVVLQVVGKACPKLVHLDVACSRQVTDVGLKQLLLQVELRDKVPHTAMQEPTSWSRLKTLLSKLKMRNSKSEKKEKQGVLLEYYESRNFLCDTLRVLNVANTGVTSTGVLLALVHVPQLESLAEYSHMGRVVEIMNKGLIGFKTPFSLTQARSCRTTPVRLELLAQACPRVEKLHISEPHHPPEALRLFPYVTSLSVHSIPSQREWLEGFYDYLRTNGHNLRELNLRITQNENPIQVDLKEVFSNCSNLRTFTNDGSNIIWTEGADPPPLKYLKKIQLGRIVSAVAITKILSLAPELTALHVHSCFDLTNEHLEKLLNISNKHRNPRKSDKCENSLVQNLTCFYIYEASKVSATTVLNMFKNCKRLRKIGNLANWGLDCEGVRMLRTTLTRANLDVDLCPGAHWFCGNCIQ